CTACAAATGTACTTCGATAtgagttattatatcaatatatacacactaacatgtttccactgcaattttttgcattatttatttgacacaaaaagatcccaccctATAGAACAAACAAATTGTgtctgcatttataaaattgtttgGTGTCAGCCTGGTGGTGACTTTCATGTCAGGCAATTCATCAGCATGAAATGGATAGATGGAAACATGGTTAGTGAAACCTGGAAAAGGTGGAACAAACCCTACCTTGATGTCAACGATATCGCCCTTCCTGTAGATACGCATGTACGTGGACAGGGGAATGGGACCTGAGGAAAAAAGTACATTGATTCTTCACAACCAACCAAAACAACAAATCTAAAATGGGCTTGGAGTAACTAATGAGGGCTACTCAGCTGTGGATCATGCCAGTAACACCCCTAATCTCGAGTTCTTTATTTTAAATAACTCAGAAATAGTAGTGACCTAACGAGACATTTCAGTATATCTTCAGTCTTTCTGATATGAACTCACCATGCTTGCGGAAGGCCCTGCTGAACATGTACCTCGTCCCCCTCCTCTTGCCTCTTGTGTTCGTCATGATGCCTGATTACTTGAAAACATGGACATTCAAATGTTAGATAAACCCAATTGCAAAGTAGGAATTCTTCATTGCTGTAAAATGTATGGTTACAAGAGTGGTTTAGGACTTTGTATACTAGGGTTTAGTACAGTCAATGGGTGTAATGCTGTCAGATACAAAAACTTAATTTAACCCCAACCTATGATCTATGCTATGTAACTAAATTACCAATACTGTCTGATTAACGTTAGCCTGCAACCTGTTGTGACAAAATGAATTTTACTGCAAAGAAAAACAATGTTCTCCAAATCATAGCTAGTGATTATTATAAGATCCATACCAGTACTAACAATAAGGGGACACGCAAAACATGGAAACGTCAGTCAAAAATCCAACGCCAAAAAACGAACGTTAGCTATTGAAGTCTAACGTTACCTAGCTCGCAAACTCAGTCCAATACCGCTTCATTTTCCCAGATTGACAATTAAGTTAACTGCTACGTTGCACCAAAGTTAAGTTATTTTGTATGTCAAATTTTCCGACTGTGTATGCCATTGTGCCTAAGAAATAACAAATCCTGCGAACGCAAGTGGTTAGGCCCGCATGGGGCCTAACAGCAGCCACGCTGTTACCCCATTAACAAATCGTGTCACTATATGCCACACATACGGTCTTTAAAGGATGAATTCTCGCCTCAAATATAGAGTATGTTTTAACATACTTATGTCAATGTCTTCATATGCATTTAAAACGACATTTTATAAGTTTACGGTCTTTAAATGCAGAGCACATCTTACCCCAGGTAGCTCGCAAGATGGCGGGTACGGCGGAAAGAGAGAATAAAGGACCCGAAACTCCTCCTTCTAAAATAGATTTAAGCATGGCCTTCCTATTGCCTGAACAAACATGCCGGGTAGAATAATTTGTTTCCCCTCTGTGCTGATCTAAGTCCAGTTTTGGTTATCTACCTTAATGACTAAGCTCCATCGGTACAATTTATTAAATGATTTCAGATCAGATAATAGCTAACTTCCTTTCCTATTGGAATGTTGAGGCACTGTGAAGCGTCCTATAACCAGTACATGTCAGTGAACTGCTGAACGACTCATCTGATACATTTTTGTTAAAATAATGCAGATTTTGTTGTGCTTGTACATTATCGAAATAATTGATTGATGAACTGCTGCACGTGACAGCTAGTTATAGACAAGTACATTGAAATCTCGTCTAAAAAGCCTGATCAAAGTTTCAGTGAGTTTGACATTAATTACAGTCGTCATTCTCAACACAGCTGTGTGTCCAGAATTGCTCATGTGGGCATATTTGTGAATGTTATATTATGTACGCCACAGAACATGGACATCGGATGGGGGTTATCTAAAACGGTCACGGCTAGAAGGGATctagcttttgtcaaattaacgtaaaagtagattttttgttgttgttgcattttaGCTAACTACATATTTTCCAAACCTTTACCGTATTCTCCTTACTCTGACGTTAATTTAACAAAAGATGGATCGCTTCCAGACATGACCCTCTAAGACCTAGCGGAGCTCCCATCGCccgtccagtgtgccctgtcacAAGGGAGTCCTCCTCGCGGTGATTGGGTGGAAGATGGCGCTAGGCGAATGGAAATCCTAATGACAGTTTCCAAATTTGCCTCTTTTTGTACCATGGTGAGTAAATGGCATCTACTAAACACATTGCAAAGTGATGAGAGGGTGGCACGACAACTGTGGTTGTGTTATTACCATCTTGCGTGACATGGAAGATGGTTAAAATCGTCTGCTTTTCTGTTGCTACCCAGTCAGTTTTCCTGGCTTCACTGACACGACATTGTTTTTGTCTTACGTTCTATTGCTAGCTATGATAACTAATGTCGTAGGCCTTTAATTTGTTATATTAGTGAGCTGTTTATGTATGATCTTGCATTAATTAGTGATGTTTATCTCCTCCCGCACTGTGACGGCACTGCATAGTTCTGCGGCTTCAGCACCTGGCACTGTAACGTTAACTAGTTACCgaggctagctagcttgcacgtTCATTTTGCAGTAAAGCAGTGTGGAGGTCAACGCATGCCAACACTGGACACAATTTGAATACTAAATCAACATAACTGCGTAATTGTTCGCTGATTTTACTCAACTCCACGATCAATGTCAAACCTAACAAAGTTATGTTCACAGTTGTGCTTTTCCTGTATGTGAATGCTAATTTAGCTAGCCAACATTTCCAgatagttacagtagttagttagtaagATATAGCATTGTGACTGACGATATAGTGAGTTGTCTTCCTGTAAACCCCCTTTTCTGAATTCTTCCGAAGCGCGAGCTATTTCTGGAACACAGCAGATGACGACATGATCAGCTGCTAGacaagactgactgactgactgtcataTTGTGCCCAGTTTACAAAGATGACTACTTAGTTTGGCAAACCTGTCAGACAGACGTCATTCATTTGGATCATACATTtagtttatttaattttttacgaTCAAACCCAACCTCTGTCCATGTAGACCTACTCAGGAAATCCTAGTTGCTGTGCATTTTCACAGCCTCTGATGGTTAGGGTCATGTTCCATTAACAAAGAATGACACAGTCGTTCTGCCCCCCCCTCCCACTGACAGCTATTGGCATTTGATATGAAATTCCATTTGGAACTATTGATTGGTACACACTCCCATCGACCTATGCCAAAAATATCAGCACTTTGTATTACAGGGCGCCAATGCCTCCGCTCTGGAGAAAGAGATTGGCTCAGAGCAGTTCCCTGTCAACGAGCACTACTTCGGATTGGTCAATGTAAGTGAGAGTGCCGAAGTTCACATGCACATGTCTGCATAATCTTTGTTACAGATCACATGTGCCTTATCCATGCAGAcggttatagtgtgtgtgtgcgcctgtgtgtccAGCTCTTTGCCTTACTCTTTGTATCTATCCTTGTATTTGGCCCCCAGTTTGGGAACACGTGCTACTGTAACTCGGTGCTGCAGGCGCTGTACTTCTGCCGTCCGTTCCGGGAGAAGATCTTGGCGTACCGCAGCCAGCCCCGACGCAAGGAGAACCTGCTGACCTGCCTGGCCGACCTGTTCCACAGTATCGCCAACCAGAAGAGGAAGGTGGGAGTCATACCACCCAAGAAGTTCATCACGCGCCTACGCAAGGAGAATGGTGAGCGGGAGACGGTATGCTTGTAGTTCGGGATGGGGGGGACAGACCCTCTTTCCCCTGAGGTTGACCCTCTCCCCTGTACCCTACCCACCTCctctggtcctctcctctccatctttctctgcaGAGCTGTTTGACAACTACATGCAACAGGATGCCCATGAGTTCCTGAACTACCTGCTCAACACCATCGCTGACCTgctgcaggaggagaggaagcAGGACAAGACCAACGGCCGCCTGGCCAATGGCTCGCTCgactcccagaacaacaacagcaACGCCCCGCCTCCCTCCACCTGGGTCCACGAGATCTTCCAGGGAACCCTCACCAACGAGACGCGCTGTCTCACCTGTGAAACGGTACACACCGTCTGAGTCTGAAGCCCCTCGCCCACATCAACTAGTGATGtccctgttgttgttgtggtcagCAGGATGCAATGCATGTCGGTGATACGCTGTAGAGAGCAGGCTCAAATTCTGTTGGCAGGAAGATGGACAAAATGaagtttttatttacatttacatttaagtcatttagcagacgctcttatccagagcgacttacaaattggtgcattcaccttttTATCTGACTCTAGTCATGCTGTTTTCTCCCTACAGATCAGCAGCAAAGATGAAGACTTCCTGGACCTGTCAGTGGATGTGGAACAGAACACCTCCATCACACACTGTCTCAGGTAAGAACACCTGACTACAATAACACATTACATACTGACTGACCTGTGTATTGCTTCTTGCTCCGTGTGACTCCCAAGTACTCtgacccctccctctccttctctccatttcTCACTCCAGGGGGTTTAGTAACACAGAGACTCTCTGCAGTGAGTATAAGTACTACTGTGAAGAATGTAGAAGTAAACAGGAGGCACACAAAAGGTCGGTGTTGGCAGTGTTGTGTTCATTGTAAAAGTAAACAAAAGTATTATTCTGTGATGACCGTGTTTATCGCTGTGTGAGGTTGTGTGTCCACTGTAATTGACTCCTCCCCCCAGAATGCGTGTGAAGAAGCTGCCTATGATCCTGGCTCTACACCTGAAGAGGTTCAAGTACATGGAGCAGCTGCAGCGTTACACCAAGCTGTCCTATCGCGTCGTCTTCCCTCTGGAGCTCCGCCTCTTCAACACCTCAGGAGACGCAACCAATCCCGAGAGGCTCTATGACCTGGTTGCCGTCGTGGTGCATTGTGGGAGGTCAGTGTTGTTTACTAGGTTGTCTAAAAGTATTCTAACTGACCCTTAAGGTTGTGAGTGTGTTGCTGACTTCCTCGTCTTGTTTTCAGTGGTCCAAACCGAGGACACTACATTGCCATTGTGAAGAGTCACGACTTCTGGCTGCTGTTTGATGACGACATTGTAGAGGTAAGATATTGTATGTGTAGgttggttcttctatccttgtggggacttcaAATCCCCAAAAGTTCCACAAGGAttgtaaaacaaataaaaactcTCCCTTGTGGGGACATTTTCCATGTCCATgtggacaaaggctattttaagtttaggggttagggattaGGGGTAGGTCCCCACGAGGATGGAAGAACAAAACGTGTGTGTGAACATGCATGGGTGTGCCCTTGTGTTTTGTGTGACCCCATTGACCCgtgttgtctctccttccctctgcagAAGATAGACGCACAGGCCATAGAGGAGTTCTACGGCCTCACCTCTGAGATCTCAAAGAACTCTGAGTCAGGCTACATCCTATTCTATCAGTCAAGAGACTGACTGGCCCTGAAGAGGACAGTACCTCTCAGTGGAGTGGAGGATCATACTAGTGGACCATACTAGTGTAAACCGCTCTGTGGTGTCACACACCTACTGAAGCTCAGCCTCAGTCCCCCctaccctcccttcctcccacctccaccacccctccctcctacctccctccccacttcctcccacctcccccacccctccctcctacctcccccatcccactcctacctccctccttcctcccccaccCTGTCACTTAGGCTGGAGATGCTGCTACAGGGAGTTGTGTCAAAGGTTCAGTGGACGTTGTATCAAAGTTTTGTGAGTTGGAAAGCTGTTTAATGACGGTTGTACAGAGGTTGTGTGACTGAGGTGATGGTTATAGCATGGGGGTTTGGGTGGGGTGAGTGGGTATTTAATGATTCATGTGTTGTAATAGCGGCCAGGCGTCTGCACACTCCCTCAGACTGCAACTCTGCTTTGGTGCCTGGCTGGGGCCTAGTCAGAGCAGACCAGTTGACTGCATGTGGGGAGGTGAGTGTTCCAAGTGTGGGACACTTGGGTCGTGTATTTCTACCGTGCACAGAGTGGTATTTGTATAAATATGAGGAGAATAAGATGATATTATCATAGGAAAAAAATATAAGACCTTGAGAAGATTATGTATTGTCACTATGGTGCACTTTTGATACCGTTTTGTAGGCGTTGGCAAGGTTTATGTGAGGGTTTGCTCGAGACGGCCTGTTGTAAAATGGTCATTTTCTGTTTTAAAGAAAAATGTAATAAAAGATAATAGATACAGGCTGAGAGTGTGTGTTCTACTTTCATAGACTGGTTCCTCTCCCCCAGGTGCACACTGATGACTCATCCTGTCTCAGCACTGCCCCTCAGTGGTTCTACCTGGTCTCTACAGGTTCATACTGCAACAGCACAACAGCAGTGTATTTTTAATGAATTCACACCTCCAGTCATGCTGCCTATGTAAGCAGCCCTGCTCACCCACGGTTGCCTTAACAAAAACGGGGCTAGATGATGCTAGGACACTGTACCTAAGGCAGGTGTGTGGAGGAGACTACTGACTAGCCACCTACAGACATCTGAAGACAGACTTAATCAATTAATGATGGAAAGTGAAGGCCTTCAAGCACAGAGGAACTGAGAGTGATGAGGGATAAGGGTAGATAGAAGATGGATGAGAATCGGGAGGAGGTGGCTGACAGATTATGGAATAGACATGCCCAGAATAGCAAGACACATGGGGCTAGGATGAGGAAAGAAGCACACCACGTCAACATGGCATTGGAGAAATGTGGGCAAATGTCGGAATCTGAAGTAAAATTGGTCAAACCATGAGATCTTGTTGCATGGtgataccacagcctggtaacaAATCATAACTTGTCACTGcacttaaatcaaatcaaatgttatttgtcacacatgccgaatacaacaggtgtagaccttacagtgaaatgtttacttacaagccctgaaccaacaatgcagttttaagaaaagacatttaaaaaagtaagagataagaattagaaatgattaaagagcagcagtaaataacaatagcagggctatatacagggggtaccagtacagagtcaatgtttattattttatttaacaatgtgcaggggcaTCATCCTctatttcctcatagaggatGAAGGCATCTTTCTGtctaaagtaactgtccagtaaaaatcttactttaaaaaaaagttaatatTCTTTTGACttatacccaaataatgttgttgactcgtccTATGGCCTACTTGTATTTGTAGCCAAAGCATACATTTGAGAAAAAATACCTAAACCCCACCTCAAACTAGTATCTCAAACAGACCATTTCAAAAATACTTACTATTACCTCATAGAGGATGATGTCATCATTCTGTCTACTTGCATCAATATTTTTATTCATGActggtatttttttatttttttttaccgttattttaccaggtaaggtgactgagaacacgttctcatttgcagcaacgacctggggaatagttacaggggagaggagggggatgaatgagccaattgtaaaatggggattattaggtgaccatgatggtttgagggccagattgggaatttagccaggacaccgggttaacacccctactcttacgataagtgccatgggatctttaatgacctcagagagtcaggacacccgtttaacgtcccatccgaaagacggcaccctacacaggacagtgtccccaatcactgccctggggcattgggatattttttagaccagaggaaagagtgcctcctactggccctccaacaccacttccagcagcatctggtctcccatccagggactgaccaggaccaaccctgcttagcttcagaagcaagcctgcagtggtattcagggtggtatgctgctggtatacgcccacaccattaattatgttgttggggtatgcccacaccattaattatgtt
Above is a genomic segment from Salvelinus fontinalis isolate EN_2023a chromosome 25, ASM2944872v1, whole genome shotgun sequence containing:
- the usp12a gene encoding ubiquitin carboxyl-terminal hydrolase 12A yields the protein MEILMTVSKFASFCTMGANASALEKEIGSEQFPVNEHYFGLVNFGNTCYCNSVLQALYFCRPFREKILAYRSQPRRKENLLTCLADLFHSIANQKRKVGVIPPKKFITRLRKENELFDNYMQQDAHEFLNYLLNTIADLLQEERKQDKTNGRLANGSLDSQNNNSNAPPPSTWVHEIFQGTLTNETRCLTCETISSKDEDFLDLSVDVEQNTSITHCLRGFSNTETLCSEYKYYCEECRSKQEAHKRMRVKKLPMILALHLKRFKYMEQLQRYTKLSYRVVFPLELRLFNTSGDATNPERLYDLVAVVVHCGSGPNRGHYIAIVKSHDFWLLFDDDIVEKIDAQAIEEFYGLTSEISKNSESGYILFYQSRD